A single region of the Chionomys nivalis chromosome 5, mChiNiv1.1, whole genome shotgun sequence genome encodes:
- the LOC130874315 gene encoding heterogeneous nuclear ribonucleoprotein C-like, with amino-acid sequence MASNVTNKTDPRSMNSRVFIGNLNTLVVKKSEVEAIFSKYGKIVGCSVHKGFAFVQYVNERNARAAVAGEDGRMIAGQVLDINLAAEPKVNRGKAGVKGSAAEMYSSSFDLDYDFQRDYYDRMYSYPARVPPPPPIARAVVPSKRQRVSGNTSRRGKSGFNSKSGQRGSSSKSGKLKGDDLQAIKKELTQIKQKVDSLLESLEKIEKEQSKQADLSFSSPVEMKNEKSEEEQSSASVKKDETNVKMESEAGADDSAEEGDLLDDDDNEDRGDDQLELIKDDEKEAEEGEDDRDSANGEDDS; translated from the coding sequence ATGGCCAGCAATGTTACCAACAAGACAGATCCCCGATCCATGAATTCCCGTGTATTCATTGGGAATCTCAATACTCTTGTGGTCAAGAAGTCTGAAGTGGAGGCAATCTTTTCAAAGTATGGCAAAATTGTGGGTTGCTCTGTGCATAAGGGCTTTGCCTTTGTCCAATATGTTAACGAAAGGAATGCCCGGGCCGCTGTAGCTGGAGAGGATGGCAGAATGATAGCTGGCCAGGTTTTAGATATTAATCTGGCTGCAGAGCCAAAAGTGAACCGAGGGAAAGCAGGTGTGAAAGGATCTGCAGCGGAGATGTACAGTTCCTCATTTGATTTGGACTATGACTTTCAACGGGATTATTATGACAGGATGTACAGTTACCCAGCAcgtgttcctcctcctcctcctattgcTCGAGCGGTGGTGCCTTCTAAACGCCAACGTGTTTCTGGAAACACCTCTCGGAGGGGCAAAAGTGGATTCAATTCGAAGAGTGGACAACGGGGCTCTTCTTCCAAATCCGGAAAATTGAAAGGTGATGACCTTCAGGCCATTAAGAAGGAGCTGACTCAGATAAAACAAAAAGTGGATTCTCTGCTGGAAAGCctggaaaaaattgaaaaagaacaaagcaaacaagcagacTTGTCCTTCTCCTCCCCAGTAGAGATGAAGAATGAGAAGTCGGAGGAGGAGCAGAGCAGTGCCTCTGTGAAGAAAGACGAGACGAACGTCAAGATGGAGTCTGAGGCTGGCGCAGATGACTCTGCTGAGGAGGGCGACCTGCTGGATGACGATGACAATGAGGATCGAGGGGATGATCAGCTGGAACTGATCAAGGACGATGAaaaagaagctgaggaaggagaggaTGACAGAGACAGCGCCAATGGGGAGGATGACTCCTAA